In Leptospira perdikensis, a single genomic region encodes these proteins:
- a CDS encoding class I SAM-dependent methyltransferase, whose translation MKSCILCQSSESKTVFNENGTPILECKSCGHVYSSYEQEEHYEGYWDGAEQTYDLKWWDDAHRAVYSDFISTYLKSEKGNLLDVGCGLGFFVKAVLTKKTGWSAVGYEISKQAVKFANEQNGMKTVYAGLVQDSKLPKESFDIITLWDVIEHIPKPHSLLTYLHGLLKPGGILFLQTPNFPIQLAKANLKVKLKGMQEGVHYLEAKDHVNNYKMYTLANLGKQCGFTDPKYKVLMPILSVSGSKSKLAVYLKLAYYYFTKLIFAVSFGKINWNNTLFLTLKKP comes from the coding sequence ATGAAATCTTGTATCCTTTGCCAATCTTCCGAGTCCAAAACCGTATTCAATGAAAATGGAACCCCAATTTTAGAATGTAAAAGCTGTGGACATGTATATTCCTCTTACGAACAAGAAGAACATTACGAAGGTTATTGGGATGGGGCAGAACAAACTTATGATTTAAAATGGTGGGACGATGCCCACCGAGCAGTGTATTCTGATTTTATTTCCACATACTTAAAATCAGAGAAAGGAAACCTTCTGGATGTCGGTTGTGGCCTTGGATTTTTTGTGAAAGCTGTGCTTACAAAAAAAACAGGTTGGTCGGCTGTAGGGTATGAAATTTCCAAACAAGCTGTCAAATTTGCCAACGAACAAAATGGTATGAAAACAGTTTATGCAGGTCTTGTCCAAGATTCCAAACTACCCAAAGAAAGTTTTGATATCATCACTTTATGGGATGTGATCGAACACATTCCCAAACCTCATTCCCTACTCACTTACTTACACGGACTGCTGAAACCCGGTGGGATTCTTTTTTTACAAACTCCGAATTTTCCCATCCAACTTGCCAAAGCAAATCTAAAGGTGAAACTAAAAGGGATGCAAGAAGGAGTTCACTACTTAGAAGCCAAAGACCATGTAAACAATTACAAAATGTATACTTTAGCTAACCTTGGAAAACAATGCGGGTTCACGGATCCCAAATACAAAGTACTTATGCCTATCCTTTCTGTATCGGGTAGTAAAAGCAAACTTGCCGTCTATTTAAAGTTAGCTTATTATTATTTTACAAAACTAATCTTTGCTGTAAGTTTTGGAAAGATCAACTGGAATAACACTTTATTTCTGACGCTTAAGAAACCATAA
- a CDS encoding lysophospholipid acyltransferase family protein: MKKNVENIKKFVTPFFNLAVNTTVYGYHNIVPNGKLILTCNHRSDMDPFVIGSVFPRFISWIAAEYTTRIPLFKDLVEKTGTIPMAIDGNISMASIKKVQQVFKNGDVLGIFPEGHDYMVQNDFSAPLANFHSGFAAFSLRNKVDILPTVIIPDEETVTDYPIPPLVRAFMGMPKEVCDIKRRVVYKKINVVFGEVIKYENYAHLPLDKGMVEVSNETKRRMGELQKVDYLKK, from the coding sequence ATCAAAAAGAATGTTGAGAACATCAAAAAGTTTGTCACTCCGTTCTTTAATTTGGCGGTAAACACAACTGTCTACGGTTACCATAACATTGTCCCCAATGGCAAACTCATCCTCACTTGTAATCATAGAAGTGATATGGATCCGTTTGTGATTGGTTCTGTGTTTCCAAGATTCATTTCTTGGATTGCCGCCGAGTATACCACTCGGATTCCCCTTTTCAAAGATTTGGTAGAAAAAACAGGAACCATTCCCATGGCCATCGATGGTAATATCTCTATGGCCAGCATCAAAAAGGTACAACAAGTCTTCAAAAATGGGGATGTGCTTGGAATTTTTCCTGAAGGCCATGACTACATGGTGCAAAACGATTTTTCTGCCCCCCTAGCCAACTTTCATTCTGGATTTGCTGCCTTTAGCCTTCGGAACAAAGTAGATATCTTACCCACTGTCATCATTCCAGACGAAGAAACGGTTACGGATTATCCGATCCCACCACTGGTTCGTGCCTTTATGGGTATGCCCAAAGAAGTTTGTGATATCAAACGTCGAGTGGTTTACAAAAAGATCAATGTAGTGTTCGGTGAAGTCATCAAATATGAGAACTATGCCCACCTACCGCTTGACAAAGGTATGGTGGAAGTTTCCAACGAAACCAAACGCAGAATGGGTGAATTACAAAAAGTCGACTATCTAAAAAAATAA
- the ppk1 gene encoding polyphosphate kinase 1 codes for MSSNSTKGLGIYRIFSFPNPRIMTASPTEKIELGNQNIFFDRELSWVDFNHRVLEESFDKENPLLERLKFLCITESNLDEFFMVRVAGLLNLKNAGIEERSLNGKRTSETIAELYTKVGQFVKKQYKSLDEILVELKENKIVVVQDPSELAGDDIQFVKNYYKREVSSILTPLAIDPSHPFPHILNRTLNLGITLYSDDDKNKAKELFAIVQVPSVLPRFLQLPPNKETDVRRYFPLEEIIKLHLGDLFYGMNVKQIHTFKIVRDADISINEEQNIGDLLTTMKNELKNRMWGDAVRLDVHSGAGHIKELLRGLLELEEYQVMEIPTLLSLNDLMFFQGLEKTSHLKYSYPVPKSGFATKKSESIFSEIRKNDHLQHHPYESFKSIEDMLKIASQDPKVLAIKMTLYRTSGDSPIIQYLGEAAENGKQVTVLVELKARFDEERNIRWAKKLEDSGVHVVYGVVGLKIHCKMLLIVRREDDKLNRYVHLGTGNYNSTTARFYTDLSLFTANPEITEDVAILFNTITSSGKMPRLSKIYAAPTFLKEEFLHLIQRETDNAKHGKQARVIFKMNSLVDPDVILKLYEASQAGVKIDLIIRGICCLRPGIPGVSDRISVRSIVGRYLEHSRIYSFENGGKPEVYLASADCMPRNFLRRIEVMFPILQDKHKKRIGKILEILLRDNTQARVLESDGSYTRLAPGDDDPAVNSQIDMVDI; via the coding sequence ATGTCGTCGAATTCTACAAAAGGATTAGGAATTTACAGAATTTTTTCCTTCCCAAATCCTAGAATTATGACTGCTAGCCCTACAGAAAAAATAGAACTGGGGAACCAAAATATCTTCTTCGACCGAGAACTTTCCTGGGTCGACTTCAACCACCGTGTCTTGGAAGAGTCCTTTGACAAAGAGAACCCTCTCCTCGAACGCCTTAAATTTCTTTGTATCACAGAATCCAATTTAGACGAGTTTTTTATGGTGCGTGTGGCCGGACTTCTGAACCTAAAAAATGCGGGAATCGAAGAACGAAGCCTCAACGGGAAACGAACTTCGGAAACCATTGCGGAACTCTACACTAAAGTTGGACAATTTGTCAAAAAACAATATAAATCTTTAGATGAGATCCTCGTTGAACTGAAAGAAAACAAAATCGTTGTAGTCCAAGACCCAAGTGAACTTGCAGGGGATGATATCCAATTTGTAAAAAATTATTACAAACGAGAAGTATCTTCCATTCTTACACCCCTTGCTATCGATCCATCCCATCCCTTCCCTCATATTCTAAACCGAACTTTGAATTTGGGAATTACCTTGTATTCCGATGATGATAAAAACAAAGCAAAAGAACTTTTTGCTATCGTTCAAGTGCCAAGTGTACTTCCTCGTTTTTTACAACTTCCTCCAAACAAAGAAACAGATGTCCGAAGATACTTCCCATTGGAAGAAATCATTAAACTTCATTTAGGTGACCTTTTTTACGGTATGAATGTAAAACAAATTCATACATTTAAAATTGTCAGAGATGCTGATATCTCCATCAACGAAGAACAAAACATTGGTGACCTTCTCACTACGATGAAAAACGAACTAAAAAATCGAATGTGGGGCGATGCAGTTCGTTTGGATGTCCATTCCGGTGCTGGCCATATTAAAGAGTTACTACGTGGACTTTTAGAATTGGAAGAATACCAAGTAATGGAAATTCCCACATTACTCAGCTTAAACGATTTAATGTTTTTCCAAGGGTTAGAAAAAACAAGTCACTTAAAGTATTCCTATCCTGTTCCCAAATCTGGATTTGCTACGAAAAAAAGTGAGTCTATCTTTTCTGAAATTCGGAAAAACGACCACTTACAACATCATCCTTACGAAAGTTTCAAATCCATTGAAGATATGCTAAAGATTGCAAGTCAAGATCCAAAAGTCCTTGCAATCAAAATGACTTTGTATCGAACTTCTGGAGATTCTCCTATCATCCAATATTTAGGAGAAGCGGCAGAAAATGGTAAACAGGTCACCGTACTTGTAGAACTCAAAGCAAGGTTTGATGAAGAAAGAAACATTCGTTGGGCAAAAAAATTAGAGGATAGTGGCGTACACGTTGTCTACGGTGTAGTGGGACTCAAAATCCATTGCAAGATGTTACTCATCGTACGTAGAGAAGATGATAAACTGAATCGATATGTCCATTTAGGTACGGGAAACTACAATTCCACCACAGCAAGATTTTATACGGACTTAAGTTTATTCACTGCAAATCCAGAGATCACAGAAGATGTTGCGATTCTTTTTAACACCATCACAAGTTCAGGAAAAATGCCTAGGTTGTCGAAAATCTATGCAGCACCTACTTTTTTAAAAGAAGAATTTCTCCACCTCATCCAAAGAGAAACGGACAACGCAAAACATGGCAAACAAGCTCGTGTGATCTTTAAAATGAATTCTCTAGTTGACCCGGATGTAATTTTAAAACTTTACGAAGCTTCACAAGCAGGTGTTAAAATTGATTTAATCATCCGTGGAATCTGTTGCCTAAGGCCCGGAATTCCGGGTGTTTCTGATCGTATTAGTGTTCGCTCCATTGTAGGCAGATATTTAGAACATTCGAGGATTTATAGTTTTGAAAACGGCGGAAAACCAGAAGTGTATTTAGCATCTGCGGATTGTATGCCAAGAAACTTCCTTCGCCGAATTGAAGTTATGTTTCCTATCTTACAAGATAAACATAAAAAAAGAATCGGAAAAATTTTAGAAATTTTGTTACGGGACAACACCCAAGCAAGAGTTCTTGAATCAGATGGATCGTATACTCGTTTGGCACCGGGGGATGACGATCCTGCGGTAAATTCTCAAATTGACATGGTTGATATCTAA
- a CDS encoding DUF4468 domain-containing protein — protein MMPKRLVLLVIFFLVFQNSMCLKLWTVSSKYRTTEDSRDHKTYQKTRSYLKAKQWLEYKLDPELSKIESENQETGEIRGIGLIKCYVPYGIGEVDANEHEFEYIVKIRDGHADFQVNKIFSFIRDPNDIILNYGPKNEKVAKITIRSCFRPLMDDFFEFIK, from the coding sequence ATGATGCCAAAACGACTTGTCTTATTAGTTATATTTTTCCTTGTATTTCAGAACTCCATGTGTTTGAAACTTTGGACTGTTTCTTCTAAATACCGAACCACAGAAGATTCCAGAGACCACAAAACCTACCAGAAAACACGTAGTTATCTAAAGGCAAAACAATGGTTGGAATACAAATTGGATCCGGAACTTTCTAAGATTGAATCAGAGAACCAAGAAACCGGAGAAATCAGAGGGATTGGTCTTATTAAATGCTATGTTCCTTATGGAATTGGGGAAGTGGATGCGAATGAACATGAATTCGAATACATTGTAAAAATCCGAGATGGTCATGCTGACTTCCAAGTGAACAAAATCTTTTCTTTCATTCGCGATCCAAACGATATCATTCTCAATTATGGACCAAAAAACGAAAAGGTAGCTAAGATCACCATCCGTTCTTGTTTTAGGCCACTGATGGATGATTTTTTTGAATTTATCAAATAA
- the dapF gene encoding diaminopimelate epimerase encodes MMKINFTKMEGIGNDYVYIDATKNDIRLSPEQIQKLSDRNFGIGGDGVIFIRNSKTGEFQMDMYNSDGSSSEMCGNGVRCVGKFVFDHGLTKNQKPTIETGKGVLTLDLKTGNNGKVEMVTVDMGDPILKPSLVPIVWKGDEPVINQVIEVQGKQYHFTAVSMGNPHCVIYVDDADAFPVREIGPLIENHPLFPRRVNVEFVSVRGKDHLYQRTWERGTGETLACGTGACAVTVASILNGKTGRSVKIDLRGGTLHVEWKENGSVMMTGPAKEVFSGEVEI; translated from the coding sequence CTGATGAAAATTAACTTCACCAAAATGGAAGGAATTGGAAATGACTATGTGTATATCGATGCTACTAAAAACGATATTCGCCTGAGTCCTGAACAAATCCAAAAACTATCCGACCGCAATTTTGGAATCGGTGGTGATGGGGTGATTTTTATCCGTAACTCAAAAACGGGCGAGTTCCAAATGGACATGTACAACTCTGATGGAAGTTCTTCAGAGATGTGTGGGAATGGAGTTCGTTGTGTGGGAAAATTTGTTTTTGACCACGGCCTTACTAAAAACCAAAAACCAACCATTGAAACAGGAAAGGGAGTCCTCACCCTCGACTTAAAAACCGGAAACAATGGCAAGGTAGAAATGGTCACTGTCGACATGGGAGATCCTATCCTCAAACCATCGCTTGTTCCTATCGTATGGAAAGGGGACGAACCAGTCATCAACCAAGTGATTGAAGTCCAAGGAAAACAATATCATTTTACGGCTGTTAGTATGGGGAACCCACATTGTGTGATTTATGTGGATGATGCCGATGCTTTCCCAGTTCGGGAAATTGGACCACTCATTGAAAACCATCCATTATTTCCAAGAAGGGTGAATGTAGAATTTGTATCTGTTCGTGGAAAAGACCATCTTTACCAAAGGACTTGGGAACGAGGAACAGGAGAAACTTTAGCATGTGGAACCGGTGCTTGTGCTGTGACTGTCGCCTCTATCCTAAATGGAAAAACGGGACGGTCTGTGAAGATTGATCTTAGAGGGGGAACTCTCCATGTCGAATGGAAAGAAAACGGATCTGTGATGATGACAGGACCAGCCAAAGAAGTATTTTCTGGTGAAGTAGAAATTTAG
- a CDS encoding adenylate/guanylate cyclase domain-containing protein — protein MKPGRTLQFIAFLLIYFIVPFCACLFTLLFANYTASAFLPDQFLALFEATQIKQDLILATFTWAPFPIITLILFFYSLPIAKFLFSTKGCNFISEERARHRIVHSPLTISILGFIGWELSNFLSVCRIDTLFPNAPHQSIVTVSILFGFWGLFAFAFSYATTTYLNKLLIIPCVFPEGGLGKYAHGKQFSIVTKQFIFWAASTLFPIVLLIFGILLRTNQNIFNLHELVHNDVLFEVIAIMLVFSFAFAMSFASSLQHPLNQIEKATELIKEQKFDTRVKIFSSDELGLLGDAVNEMAEGLAERERIKDTFGRIVDPRVRDYLLSNEHSLGGKVVDASILFSDLRDFTKLSEKRNPEEVLYILNRYFQEMSNAIEIHGGFINKFIGDAILAVFGTPMPMTDHAERAFATALQMQKNLDSLNAQFLSEGLTELKMGIGIHTGSLLVGNIGSANRMEFTVIGDTVNTASRVEGLCKGLKKTLLLTENTSDLLPEAIRSKLQSEGEYELKGRETKERIYSYSLGE, from the coding sequence ATGAAACCAGGTCGTACCCTCCAATTCATTGCATTTTTATTAATTTACTTTATTGTACCTTTTTGTGCCTGTTTGTTTACGCTGTTATTTGCTAATTACACAGCATCCGCCTTTTTGCCGGATCAATTCCTAGCTTTATTCGAAGCAACACAAATCAAACAAGACTTAATATTGGCGACGTTTACATGGGCTCCCTTTCCCATCATCACTCTCATTTTGTTTTTTTATAGCCTACCGATTGCTAAATTTCTTTTTTCCACCAAAGGTTGTAACTTTATCTCGGAAGAAAGAGCAAGGCACCGAATTGTTCATTCCCCACTCACCATTAGTATATTAGGATTTATTGGTTGGGAACTCTCAAATTTTTTAAGTGTATGTCGTATCGACACCTTATTCCCCAATGCACCTCACCAAAGTATTGTTACAGTTTCCATTTTGTTTGGATTTTGGGGTCTATTTGCCTTTGCCTTTTCTTACGCCACAACTACTTATTTAAACAAACTCCTGATCATTCCTTGTGTGTTTCCTGAAGGGGGCCTCGGAAAGTATGCTCATGGAAAACAATTTTCTATTGTCACAAAACAATTTATCTTTTGGGCAGCTTCTACTCTTTTTCCAATTGTGCTTCTAATCTTTGGAATTTTACTCCGAACCAACCAAAATATTTTTAACCTTCATGAACTCGTTCATAATGATGTTCTCTTTGAAGTCATCGCCATTATGCTTGTTTTTTCCTTTGCGTTTGCGATGTCTTTTGCTTCTAGTTTACAACATCCACTCAACCAAATCGAAAAAGCAACCGAACTCATCAAAGAACAAAAGTTTGATACAAGGGTTAAAATATTTAGTTCCGACGAACTAGGACTACTTGGTGATGCCGTAAATGAAATGGCAGAAGGTCTTGCCGAAAGAGAAAGGATCAAAGACACTTTTGGTCGGATTGTTGATCCGAGAGTTCGCGACTATTTACTCTCCAACGAACATAGTCTAGGTGGAAAAGTAGTGGATGCCTCCATTTTATTTTCTGACCTGCGAGATTTTACAAAACTTTCCGAAAAAAGAAACCCAGAGGAAGTATTATATATCCTCAATCGTTACTTCCAAGAAATGAGTAATGCCATAGAAATACATGGTGGCTTTATCAACAAATTCATTGGAGATGCCATTCTTGCAGTGTTTGGCACGCCGATGCCTATGACAGACCACGCCGAACGTGCGTTTGCAACGGCCCTACAAATGCAAAAAAACCTAGACTCATTGAATGCTCAATTTTTATCAGAAGGGCTTACGGAACTAAAAATGGGAATTGGAATCCATACAGGAAGCCTACTCGTGGGAAACATCGGTTCTGCCAATCGTATGGAATTTACAGTGATTGGTGATACAGTCAACACGGCTTCGCGAGTGGAAGGACTTTGTAAAGGTCTAAAAAAAACCTTACTCCTCACTGAAAACACATCTGATCTATTACCTGAGGCAATTCGTTCAAAACTCCAGTCAGAAGGGGAATATGAATTAAAAGGAAGAGAAACCAAAGAGAGAATTTATTCCTATTCTTTGGGTGAATAA
- the fliD gene encoding flagellar filament capping protein FliD, with amino-acid sequence MPAYTMPGLMTGQNTNDIVKKLVELERRPIKRWETENEYSKAQVQIWGEVKNLTTNLQTKSRALVSFTAPFATKSVSSSEEGVITGEASRAAKSGNRALEITEMASKHQLSGVAIDTDIRIPEGSFTIYSGKSKETVTFPGGGLTELTNSIKNMAGGLAETSIIKIDKDSSILTVTSIKTGKKNELQFSDPNGILKLAGLVGENKAGGEDTKQLLSLDILKSKVWEPTKFKKSETETEKLVQTEEGITIKADTAFSVPIAVTEIKERAFVEIEIIGEAPAVMELGIGFEKEGSVRNKFLPISKTESKYIFPAGDYASDKNLTTIILSNAATTSILIKSVTLVTPPAPGTAEPLKVLQEGKDLKIKIDGVEITRETNDAIADVLEGISFNVHKVTEKPVTLKIHVDHAKGSALIKEWVDAYNELMKFSKEVTSVEKNGKISDKKESDDSKSADISRDFWDNKSKSGILAGENAILRLIASLKTTANSYYPATKENGFRVLTDIGISTGAVGSNWEKIQDGLLQIDQERLIAVLSENPDGVRDLFASDPNNDAKMEEGVGIRLLEILKPYNQYASGIVTSKVKLLEESVAGNNKKIKEHESHLISFEAKLKQRFLYMEQGVGKNKSVGNYLQNNMFRGNGGE; translated from the coding sequence ATGCCAGCATACACCATGCCGGGTTTGATGACCGGGCAAAATACAAACGATATCGTTAAAAAATTAGTCGAACTTGAACGTCGGCCCATCAAAAGATGGGAAACCGAAAACGAATATTCCAAGGCTCAGGTCCAAATTTGGGGAGAGGTCAAAAACCTAACCACAAATCTCCAAACCAAAAGTCGCGCCCTTGTCTCCTTTACTGCTCCTTTTGCCACCAAATCTGTCTCTTCTTCGGAAGAAGGGGTGATTACCGGAGAGGCCTCTCGTGCAGCAAAGTCGGGAAATCGGGCTCTTGAAATTACAGAAATGGCAAGCAAACATCAGTTATCTGGTGTTGCTATCGATACAGACATTCGTATTCCAGAAGGTAGTTTCACAATCTACTCCGGGAAATCCAAAGAAACAGTCACCTTTCCTGGTGGGGGCCTTACGGAACTCACAAACTCCATTAAAAATATGGCGGGTGGTCTTGCTGAAACTTCTATTATCAAAATTGATAAAGACTCATCCATTCTCACGGTAACTTCTATAAAGACTGGTAAAAAGAATGAACTTCAATTTTCCGATCCGAATGGAATTTTGAAATTGGCTGGTCTTGTTGGTGAAAACAAAGCCGGTGGAGAAGACACCAAACAATTATTATCTTTAGATATTTTAAAATCAAAAGTATGGGAACCGACAAAGTTTAAAAAATCCGAAACAGAAACGGAGAAGTTGGTTCAAACAGAAGAAGGGATCACAATCAAGGCGGACACTGCTTTTTCTGTTCCGATTGCTGTGACCGAAATTAAAGAAAGAGCCTTTGTTGAAATTGAAATTATTGGGGAAGCTCCTGCTGTAATGGAGCTTGGAATTGGTTTTGAAAAAGAGGGTAGTGTTCGCAATAAATTCCTACCTATATCTAAAACAGAATCCAAATATATTTTCCCTGCCGGTGATTATGCTAGTGATAAAAATCTAACAACGATCATTCTTTCCAATGCAGCAACCACGTCGATCCTTATCAAATCTGTGACTCTTGTCACTCCACCTGCTCCAGGAACTGCGGAACCACTGAAAGTTCTACAAGAAGGGAAAGATCTTAAAATCAAAATTGACGGTGTAGAAATCACTCGCGAAACAAATGATGCCATCGCCGATGTTTTGGAAGGGATCTCTTTTAATGTTCACAAAGTCACAGAAAAACCTGTAACTTTAAAAATCCATGTCGATCACGCTAAGGGTTCAGCTCTGATTAAAGAATGGGTAGATGCTTATAATGAACTGATGAAGTTTTCAAAGGAAGTGACTTCCGTTGAAAAAAACGGGAAAATTTCTGATAAAAAAGAAAGTGATGATTCCAAATCTGCGGACATCTCCAGAGATTTTTGGGACAACAAATCCAAATCAGGAATCCTTGCCGGTGAAAATGCAATTTTAAGATTGATTGCTTCTTTGAAAACAACAGCTAACTCGTATTATCCGGCAACTAAGGAAAATGGATTTCGAGTGCTTACAGACATTGGAATCTCTACAGGGGCAGTGGGATCCAATTGGGAAAAAATCCAAGACGGTCTTTTACAAATTGACCAAGAACGCCTCATCGCTGTTCTTTCTGAAAATCCGGATGGGGTTCGTGACTTATTTGCATCCGATCCCAATAATGATGCGAAGATGGAAGAAGGTGTTGGGATTCGATTATTAGAAATCTTAAAACCTTATAACCAATATGCTTCTGGAATTGTCACAAGCAAAGTGAAACTTTTGGAAGAGAGTGTCGCAGGGAACAATAAAAAAATCAAAGAACATGAGTCTCATCTCATAAGTTTTGAAGCCAAACTGAAACAACGATTTCTATACATGGAACAAGGTGTAGGGAAAAACAAATCAGTTGGGAACTATTTACAGAATAATATGTTTAGAGGTAACGGTGGGGAATGA
- a CDS encoding MFS transporter produces MNQTKLKLPIKMGYGLAETGITAVQLFTQIYLLKYYTEIVGLNSSLAGIALSISVFWDAVSDPLMGRISDHTHTKWGRRRPYILLGGILLSLAVLLLFSPPPLASQLGKFVYLLTVYLFVNTAMTIISVPHIALGGELSFERNERTSVFGWRLFFSNIGMLIGMIVPAAILQSLGDESTKENIITSRTLAGEIVSMVILVSSVITFFVTRGKDNTRNHTEQKIPFFAAFSSILKNKMFLILLFAFIIATIGRTFNSAIALYYYEYRLGLKESIVVINILLPFFLILILSIGFWVWISKKVGKKIPAFLGVFGLGVLTVIAYPLFPYGELRPPLIVAFVGGICAGSILIMDSILTDVVDYDEFKTGEKREGLYFGIWKMGVKFSQAFGIALTGFLLDAIGFQNGAPTQSADVGFRLAMIFGPGVGFFFILGSILFLFFPLSDEKHIQIQRILLKRNTKTSKL; encoded by the coding sequence ATGAATCAAACTAAACTGAAACTCCCCATAAAAATGGGTTATGGACTGGCAGAAACCGGCATAACAGCCGTTCAACTCTTCACTCAAATTTACTTACTCAAATACTACACGGAAATTGTGGGACTGAATTCCAGTTTGGCAGGCATTGCTCTATCCATTTCCGTTTTTTGGGACGCTGTGAGTGATCCACTGATGGGTAGAATTTCTGACCATACGCATACAAAATGGGGGCGTAGAAGGCCCTACATTCTCCTAGGTGGGATTTTACTCTCTTTGGCCGTCTTACTCCTTTTCTCCCCACCGCCACTCGCCTCACAGCTCGGTAAGTTCGTTTACCTCTTAACCGTGTATCTTTTTGTAAATACCGCCATGACTATCATTTCGGTACCACATATTGCCCTTGGTGGTGAACTTAGTTTTGAAAGAAATGAAAGGACTTCTGTTTTTGGATGGAGACTATTCTTTAGTAATATTGGAATGCTGATTGGAATGATTGTACCTGCAGCCATATTACAATCTTTAGGTGACGAATCGACAAAGGAAAATATCATCACCTCTCGTACTTTAGCAGGTGAAATTGTATCGATGGTGATTTTGGTTTCTTCCGTGATCACATTTTTTGTAACTCGAGGAAAAGACAATACGAGAAATCATACAGAACAAAAAATTCCTTTTTTCGCCGCCTTCTCTTCCATTTTAAAAAACAAAATGTTTCTCATCCTACTCTTTGCCTTTATCATCGCAACCATAGGGAGAACATTCAACTCAGCCATTGCCCTCTACTACTATGAGTATCGATTGGGACTCAAAGAATCTATTGTGGTTATCAATATACTTTTGCCTTTTTTTCTCATCCTCATCCTTTCCATTGGATTTTGGGTTTGGATCTCCAAAAAAGTTGGTAAAAAAATCCCAGCCTTTCTCGGTGTTTTTGGTCTCGGTGTTCTTACTGTCATTGCCTATCCCCTTTTCCCCTATGGAGAGTTAAGACCTCCTCTCATTGTCGCCTTTGTAGGAGGGATCTGCGCAGGATCAATCCTCATCATGGACTCCATACTCACCGATGTCGTAGATTATGATGAATTCAAAACCGGAGAAAAACGAGAAGGATTGTACTTTGGTATTTGGAAAATGGGAGTTAAATTTTCCCAAGCATTTGGAATTGCACTCACTGGTTTTTTACTCGATGCCATTGGATTCCAAAACGGCGCACCAACCCAATCCGCAGATGTAGGATTTCGACTGGCGATGATCTTTGGCCCCGGCGTTGGATTCTTTTTTATCTTAGGATCCATCCTCTTTTTATTTTTTCCATTGAGTGATGAAAAACACATCCAAATCCAAAGAATCTTATTGAAACGAAATACAAAAACATCCAAGTTATAA
- a CDS encoding HAD family hydrolase — MALFLDLDNTLLPSKAAYEFAIGECAKDWKERKLGGDFFSLYESARKKVKNQLIGHSSNRLRLLCFKLMMDAFKKHPVENQKTNSSESKSTNDFQTKDIADVLWMEERYHFHFLSYLNAEAKKEIYQTKLFPKLVALSNKVPVFLTTNETLRTQLLKVSSFLPEQFRFTLITSEEVGFEKPTIKFFSYVLEVSGENSEDCILLGDNWEDDVLGANRHGIASIHIPNMWGEGDVKEYPSDTPAPIWTAPSTVAALEFAELWFLKRQK, encoded by the coding sequence ATGGCTTTGTTTTTGGATTTGGACAATACCCTTTTGCCTTCGAAGGCGGCATACGAATTTGCCATTGGCGAATGTGCGAAAGATTGGAAAGAACGAAAGTTAGGTGGTGATTTTTTTTCTTTGTATGAATCGGCCAGGAAAAAAGTAAAAAACCAACTAATCGGTCATAGTTCCAATCGACTCAGATTGTTATGTTTTAAATTGATGATGGATGCATTCAAAAAACATCCCGTCGAAAATCAAAAAACAAATAGTTCGGAATCAAAGTCGACAAACGATTTCCAAACGAAAGACATTGCCGATGTTTTGTGGATGGAAGAAAGATACCACTTCCATTTTTTATCTTATTTGAATGCAGAAGCAAAAAAAGAAATCTACCAAACCAAACTATTTCCAAAACTTGTGGCCTTATCCAATAAAGTTCCGGTATTTTTGACAACGAATGAAACTTTGAGAACACAACTCTTAAAAGTGTCTTCTTTTTTGCCAGAACAGTTCCGTTTTACACTCATTACTTCGGAAGAGGTTGGATTTGAAAAACCAACAATAAAGTTTTTTTCTTATGTATTAGAAGTTTCTGGGGAGAATTCAGAAGACTGTATTTTACTCGGTGATAATTGGGAAGATGATGTACTCGGTGCGAACCGTCATGGAATCGCTAGTATTCATATTCCGAATATGTGGGGAGAAGGAGATGTGAAGGAATACCCATCCGATACTCCGGCGCCGATTTGGACGGCACCGAGTACGGTCGCGGCTCTTGAATTTGCCGAGTTATGGTTTCTTAAGCGTCAGAAATAA